The proteins below come from a single Syntrophales bacterium genomic window:
- a CDS encoding phosphatase PAP2 family protein, with amino-acid sequence MKAMRISAPYIYHAATFLVGLFLCLITIVEAKASGGVEAAGDVLQFVLPATAVGLTIGYKDGAGALQFGESAALTLGVTYGLKYTVNESRPNGGRHSFPSRHTSISFSAAEFMRKRYGWDYGIPAYVAASFVAYSRVEARQHHVHDVVVGAGIGILSSYVFTKPYKDWYVQAEADGKYYSIRLSRTW; translated from the coding sequence ATGAAAGCAATGCGTATTTCGGCACCTTACATCTATCATGCTGCCACTTTCCTCGTGGGACTTTTCCTGTGCCTCATCACTATTGTAGAAGCAAAAGCAAGCGGCGGGGTGGAGGCCGCAGGCGATGTGTTGCAGTTTGTTCTGCCAGCGACCGCGGTCGGGCTGACAATAGGATACAAGGACGGCGCAGGAGCGTTACAGTTTGGGGAATCGGCAGCACTTACTCTCGGTGTCACCTACGGCCTCAAATATACTGTGAACGAGAGTCGTCCCAACGGCGGAAGACATTCCTTTCCTTCGAGACACACTTCCATTTCCTTCTCCGCCGCCGAGTTCATGCGCAAACGTTATGGCTGGGACTATGGGATACCGGCTTATGTAGCGGCGTCCTTTGTGGCTTACAGTCGTGTTGAGGCCCGACAGCATCATGTACATGATGTTGTAGTCGGCGCCGGCATCGGTATCCTCAGCAGCTACGTCTTTACCAAACCATACAAAGACTGGTATGTTCAGGCGGAGGCCGATGGCAAGTATTACAGCATCAGG
- a CDS encoding cobalamin-dependent protein (Presence of a B(12) (cobalamin)-binding domain implies dependence on cobalamin itself, in one of its several forms, or in some unusual lineages, dependence on a cobalamin-like analog.) — translation MLREETMKDQGKGKGKGKGKMRALLARFSLDGHDRGLLSVMSSFRNRGIEVVYTYFSDPKELAKAAEQEDVDIIGISSSMGEHFYVASNLVKVLNEQKIEIPVIMGGVIPTRDIPELLDMGIKKVFKPGSAPCEIVDFVFEMSKNSLNT, via the coding sequence ATGCTTAGAGAGGAAACCATGAAAGACCAGGGCAAGGGGAAGGGGAAGGGGAAGGGTAAAATGAGGGCCCTGTTGGCGCGTTTTTCTCTGGACGGACACGACCGGGGGCTTCTCTCTGTCATGAGCAGTTTCAGGAATAGAGGTATCGAGGTTGTCTATACCTACTTTAGTGATCCGAAAGAACTGGCTAAGGCAGCCGAACAGGAGGATGTGGACATTATAGGCATCAGCAGTTCTATGGGAGAGCATTTCTACGTCGCCTCCAATCTGGTGAAAGTGCTGAATGAACAAAAGATAGAAATACCGGTGATCATGGGGGGTGTCATCCCCACGAGGGATATACCTGAACTTTTGGATATGGGGATAAAGAAAGTATTCAAGCCGGGCTCGGCGCCGTGCGAGATCGTGGACTTTGTCTTTGAGATGTCAAAAAATTCGCTAAACACCTGA
- a CDS encoding acyl-CoA mutase large subunit family protein, which yields MFTKEALEKTKKMLEQWEREVEDIYKKKLKFESPQYTSESGIPLKYVYTPDDVKDLEVEAPGAFPYTRGNRALGYQYMPWMIQLLHGYGTSEETRERTKYLVKEGMKGYGEQPAVLFAVDTPTHCGFDPDNPRARGMIGLGGVNITTLEDIDTLLKDYDLPNTRVADNIRFTCLPFLAMYVVYAEGRGHSPGELNGQSQNGLGNRCLTTNLPSPVPDTQYKLEIELIKYTSQAIKRWNHTNLCGYVLGEMNATPAQELGIVLSKAIDLVEGGIKAGLKPDDFVPRFSSQVHLGMNFFEEIAKLRAWRRMWAKIMKERFGCKDPRSLQYRIHVHTAGSSLTSQQPLNNITRSTLQVLACVLGGVQSMHTNSYDEAIGLPSEEAVRTAIRINQIVLHETGIPQVTDPLGGSYYLEWLTDKVEEETEKVRSEIESRGGYFGCIKNGWLRQLLEKQSIKWRQEVDSGERVVVGLNKFRVEEEEEVPAFTGYQPEIEAEIIKRTEKWKKNRDNSKVKDSLERVKESMVNFDAVEKAGILMPALLEAARAKCTLGEMMESIVEVSGGRIYA from the coding sequence ATGTTTACAAAAGAAGCCCTCGAGAAGACAAAAAAGATGTTGGAGCAATGGGAGAGAGAGGTAGAAGATATCTATAAAAAGAAGCTGAAGTTTGAATCTCCTCAATATACTTCAGAATCCGGGATACCCCTCAAGTATGTTTACACGCCGGATGATGTGAAGGATTTAGAAGTGGAGGCGCCCGGGGCTTTCCCCTATACCAGGGGGAACAGGGCGCTGGGGTATCAGTATATGCCCTGGATGATCCAGTTGCTCCATGGCTACGGCACCAGCGAGGAGACGAGGGAACGCACCAAATACCTGGTAAAGGAAGGAATGAAAGGATACGGAGAACAACCGGCCGTCCTCTTTGCCGTGGATACTCCTACCCATTGCGGTTTTGATCCCGATAACCCCAGGGCGCGCGGCATGATTGGTCTGGGCGGTGTCAATATAACCACCCTCGAAGATATTGACACCCTCCTTAAAGACTACGATCTCCCCAATACCCGCGTGGCCGATAACATCAGATTCACCTGCCTGCCCTTCCTGGCGATGTATGTAGTCTACGCCGAAGGCAGGGGACACAGTCCCGGGGAGTTAAACGGTCAAAGCCAGAATGGATTGGGTAACAGGTGCCTGACCACCAATCTGCCGTCTCCTGTCCCTGATACCCAGTACAAGCTGGAGATCGAGTTGATAAAATATACCTCCCAGGCTATCAAGAGGTGGAACCACACAAACCTCTGCGGTTATGTCTTAGGGGAAATGAATGCTACGCCGGCCCAGGAACTGGGAATCGTACTTTCCAAGGCCATTGACCTGGTTGAAGGGGGGATAAAGGCCGGCCTTAAGCCGGACGATTTTGTTCCCCGGTTCAGTTCTCAAGTTCACTTGGGGATGAACTTCTTTGAAGAGATAGCAAAACTCCGTGCATGGAGACGGATGTGGGCAAAGATCATGAAGGAGAGGTTCGGCTGCAAGGATCCGAGGTCCCTCCAGTACAGGATCCATGTGCATACCGCCGGTTCTTCGCTCACATCCCAGCAGCCTTTGAATAACATTACCCGCTCCACCCTCCAGGTGCTGGCCTGTGTTCTTGGTGGCGTGCAGTCCATGCATACCAATTCTTACGATGAAGCTATCGGCCTGCCTTCCGAGGAGGCGGTGCGTACGGCCATCCGGATAAACCAGATCGTCCTCCATGAAACGGGGATACCCCAGGTGACTGACCCGCTGGGTGGTTCTTACTATTTAGAATGGCTCACGGACAAGGTGGAAGAAGAAACAGAGAAGGTCAGGAGTGAGATAGAAAGCCGGGGGGGCTATTTCGGGTGCATAAAGAATGGCTGGCTCCGCCAGCTCTTAGAAAAACAGAGCATAAAATGGCGTCAGGAGGTTGATAGCGGGGAGAGGGTCGTCGTGGGTTTGAATAAGTTCAGAGTGGAAGAAGAGGAAGAAGTGCCGGCTTTTACCGGATACCAGCCTGAGATCGAGGCAGAGATCATAAAGAGGACGGAAAAATGGAAGAAGAACCGGGACAACAGCAAGGTGAAAGATTCCTTAGAGAGGGTGAAGGAGTCCATGGTGAATTTTGATGCGGTGGAAAAGGCAGGGATCCTTATGCCTGCTTTGTTAGAGGCCGCCAGGGCTAAATGTACACTGGGTGAAATGATGGAGTCAATAGTAGAGGTCAGTGGAGGTAGAATATATGCTTAG
- a CDS encoding ArsA-related P-loop ATPase, which produces MKLAVAGKGGVGKTSVTVWVGDYLARCEEEVWLVDADTALSLGQALGLPEGEIPTPLIQEKELIRERVGEGLIHLNPEVQDLPERLARRAGNLNLLVMGGIAAAGGGCACAANALLKALLAHLIIQRRQWVIVDLEAGVEHLGRGTIQFVDGLIVVSEPSLRSLQTASRISTLARNMRLTRQVLLINRATNDFRLPEIEGLPPLVATIPHLPSLANRQLNSPSVLNLIERDELDRAVGQILAGLRTKN; this is translated from the coding sequence ATGAAATTAGCGGTGGCAGGAAAAGGCGGAGTGGGAAAGACATCCGTTACCGTCTGGGTGGGTGATTATCTGGCCCGCTGTGAGGAAGAGGTCTGGCTGGTAGATGCGGACACGGCCCTTTCCCTCGGGCAGGCCCTGGGTCTGCCGGAGGGCGAAATTCCCACGCCCTTAATCCAGGAAAAAGAACTCATCCGGGAACGGGTGGGAGAAGGTTTAATCCATCTCAACCCGGAAGTGCAAGATCTACCGGAGCGCCTCGCAAGGCGGGCAGGGAATCTCAACCTCCTGGTTATGGGTGGCATTGCCGCCGCCGGTGGCGGCTGTGCCTGCGCGGCCAATGCCCTGCTGAAGGCCCTTCTGGCCCACCTGATCATCCAGCGCAGACAATGGGTTATCGTTGATCTTGAAGCGGGAGTGGAACATCTGGGCCGGGGTACGATCCAGTTTGTGGATGGTCTGATCGTGGTCAGTGAACCGAGCCTCAGGAGCCTCCAGACAGCCTCCCGCATCAGCACCCTGGCCAGGAACATGAGACTAACCCGACAGGTATTGCTTATAAATCGGGCTACCAATGATTTCAGGCTCCCGGAAATCGAGGGCCTGCCTCCCCTTGTGGCTACTATCCCCCATCTTCCCTCTCTTGCCAATCGGCAGTTAAACTCCCCTTCGGTCCTCAACCTTATTGAGCGGGATGAACTTGACCGTGCCGTTGGTCAGATACTGGCCGGACTTAGAACCAAAAACTGA
- the ilvD gene encoding dihydroxy-acid dehydratase gives MRSDIMKKGLERAPHRSLFKAMGYTDKELARPLIGVVNAANEIIPGHIHLDMIAQDVKAGIRMAGGTPVEFPVIGVCDGIAMGHTGMKYSLASRELIADSIEVMAMAHPFDGLVFIPNCDKIVPGMLMAALRLNIPSIFISGGPMLAGTYEGKAVDLISVFEGVGAVKSGRMTQKTLKSLEDCACPGYGSCSGMYTANSMNCLTEALGLSLPGSGTIPAVHAARRRLAKDTGMRILALLKKDLRPRAIATFEAFENAMAVDMALGCSTNTVLHILAIAHEAGIRLNIDLFNTISEKTPNICRLSPAGPHHVEDLDLAGGVQGVMKEISPLGVIHLSSLTVTGKTVGDNLKGFRVVNHDVIRSIAAPYRHEGGIAILRGNLAPDGAVVKQSAVAQNMLVNEGPARVFDGEDEAMAAILGGKIHPGDIVVIRYEGPRGGPGMREMLAPTSALAGMRLDDRTALLTDGRFSGGTRGAAIGHISPEAAEGGPIALIREGDRIAIDIPHKKLTLLVSEEELARRKKSFQPRPPLITGGYLARYARLVTSAGTGAIFKDK, from the coding sequence ATGAGAAGTGACATCATGAAAAAGGGCCTGGAAAGGGCCCCCCATCGCTCTCTCTTCAAGGCCATGGGATACACCGACAAGGAACTCGCCCGGCCCCTGATCGGTGTGGTGAATGCGGCAAATGAGATCATCCCCGGCCATATCCACCTCGACATGATTGCACAAGATGTTAAGGCCGGGATAAGGATGGCCGGGGGAACACCGGTTGAATTTCCCGTCATTGGCGTCTGCGATGGGATTGCCATGGGTCACACGGGTATGAAATACTCCCTCGCCAGCCGGGAGTTGATCGCCGACTCCATTGAGGTAATGGCCATGGCCCATCCCTTCGACGGCCTGGTATTTATTCCCAACTGCGACAAGATCGTCCCCGGTATGCTCATGGCGGCCCTCCGCTTGAACATCCCCTCCATATTCATCAGCGGTGGTCCCATGCTGGCCGGTACCTACGAGGGGAAAGCGGTTGATCTGATCAGTGTCTTCGAAGGGGTGGGAGCGGTAAAATCCGGCCGGATGACCCAGAAGACGCTGAAGTCATTAGAGGATTGTGCCTGTCCGGGATACGGATCATGCTCGGGGATGTATACGGCAAATTCCATGAACTGCCTCACCGAGGCCCTCGGTCTTAGCCTGCCGGGGAGTGGAACGATCCCCGCCGTCCATGCCGCCCGGAGGCGTCTCGCCAAAGATACAGGCATGAGGATCCTCGCTCTCCTTAAGAAAGATCTCCGTCCGCGGGCAATCGCCACCTTCGAGGCCTTCGAAAACGCCATGGCGGTGGACATGGCCCTCGGTTGCTCAACCAACACCGTCCTCCATATTCTTGCGATCGCCCATGAAGCGGGAATCAGGCTAAACATTGACCTGTTCAATACCATCAGTGAAAAGACCCCTAATATCTGCCGCCTCAGCCCGGCAGGGCCACACCATGTCGAGGATCTTGACCTGGCCGGCGGAGTTCAGGGCGTGATGAAAGAGATCAGTCCGCTGGGCGTGATCCATCTGTCCTCCCTGACCGTAACGGGCAAAACCGTGGGCGACAACCTGAAAGGTTTCCGGGTCGTCAACCATGACGTCATCCGCTCCATTGCCGCACCATACCGTCATGAGGGAGGCATTGCTATCTTGAGGGGAAATCTCGCCCCCGATGGCGCGGTGGTCAAGCAGTCGGCAGTTGCGCAGAATATGCTGGTAAACGAGGGCCCCGCCCGCGTCTTCGACGGAGAGGACGAGGCTATGGCCGCCATCCTTGGCGGAAAGATTCACCCCGGTGACATCGTGGTAATCCGCTACGAAGGCCCCAGAGGGGGACCAGGGATGCGGGAGATGCTTGCCCCCACTTCCGCCCTTGCCGGGATGAGGCTCGATGACAGGACGGCCCTGCTGACGGACGGGAGATTCAGCGGCGGGACAAGGGGGGCAGCGATAGGTCACATATCGCCGGAGGCGGCGGAGGGCGGGCCCATCGCCCTCATCCGGGAAGGTGACAGGATTGCCATTGACATCCCCCATAAAAAGCTCACCTTGTTGGTAAGCGAAGAAGAATTGGCCAGAAGGAAAAAGAGTTTCCAGCCTCGCCCCCCTCTCATAACAGGCGGGTACCTTGCCAGATATGCCAGACTGGTCACCTCAGCGGGTACCGGCGCCATCTTCAAGGACAAATAG
- the ilvC gene encoding ketol-acid reductoisomerase: MAKINFGGVWEEVITSEEFPLAKARDILRDETVAVLGYGVQGPGQALNMRDNGIRVIVGQREGGPSWQRAVEDGFIPGETLFSPEEAARRGTIIQYLLSDAGQKVMWPVIKPCLEEGNALYFSHGFSIVYKDLTGVIPTKNIDVILVAPKGSGRTVRSNFLAGSGINASYAVFQDYTGRATERTLALGIAIGSGYLFSTTFKNEVYSDLTGERGVLMGCLAGVMEAQYNLLRKNGHTPSEAFNETVEELTQSLIRLVAENGMDWMYANCSTTAQRGALDWKNRFRDAVAPVFDALYERVVSGREVQIVLEANSAPDYRQRLERELEAMRNMEMWQAGAAIRSLRPEKREK, from the coding sequence AAAGGCCCGGGATATCCTGAGGGATGAAACGGTGGCTGTCCTTGGCTACGGTGTCCAGGGGCCGGGACAGGCATTGAACATGAGAGACAACGGCATCCGGGTTATCGTCGGACAGCGGGAGGGGGGCCCGTCCTGGCAGAGGGCGGTAGAGGACGGATTCATCCCCGGTGAGACCCTCTTCTCACCGGAAGAAGCTGCCCGGCGGGGAACCATTATCCAGTACCTGCTCTCCGATGCAGGCCAGAAGGTCATGTGGCCGGTGATCAAACCCTGCCTGGAGGAAGGAAATGCCCTCTATTTTTCCCACGGGTTTTCCATTGTTTACAAAGACCTGACCGGTGTCATCCCCACGAAAAATATAGACGTGATCCTGGTGGCCCCTAAAGGGTCGGGGCGCACCGTCCGCAGCAACTTTCTTGCCGGCAGCGGCATCAATGCGAGCTATGCCGTTTTTCAGGATTATACCGGGCGGGCAACAGAAAGGACCCTTGCCCTCGGGATTGCTATCGGTTCGGGTTATCTTTTCTCTACGACCTTTAAGAACGAGGTATACAGTGACCTGACGGGAGAACGGGGGGTCCTCATGGGCTGCCTGGCCGGTGTCATGGAAGCTCAGTATAATCTCCTCCGGAAAAATGGTCATACCCCCAGTGAGGCCTTCAATGAGACGGTGGAGGAACTGACCCAGAGCCTGATCCGCCTTGTTGCGGAAAACGGCATGGACTGGATGTATGCCAATTGCAGCACCACTGCCCAGCGGGGCGCTCTCGACTGGAAAAACAGGTTTCGGGACGCCGTTGCCCCCGTTTTCGATGCCTTATATGAAAGGGTTGTCTCAGGTAGGGAGGTCCAGATCGTGCTCGAGGCCAACAGCGCCCCCGACTACAGGCAGCGGCTCGAAAGGGAGTTGGAGGCGATGAGAAATATGGAGATGTGGCAGGCAGGCGCCGCCATCCGTTCCCTAAGACCGGAAAAGAGAGAAAAATAA